Proteins encoded within one genomic window of Bombus terrestris chromosome 11, iyBomTerr1.2, whole genome shotgun sequence:
- the LOC100649700 gene encoding excitatory amino acid transporter 1, with translation MEVATELSPLSGSDTQCKITERTSYYPQEPNKRPKTRQEKIRSCFRHNSLTILTVVGVFGGVILGIILRNVRSQGWTHREIMYINYLGDLFLRMLKSLILPLIISSLVSAIGSLDLSLSGKIGMRAIVYYMVTTVSAVILGIILVISIQPGVGNDPDIKPKERSQNVSTIDTLMDLLRNMFPPNLVEACISQHRTEMQKPANSTSGNMDDWEPVQKSVPGMNIMGLVVFATVLGITLGKMQEQGKPLLMFFESLSSAMMLITHWVIWLSPVGVFFLVASKITDMQSLDEVVAQLGMYFLTVLIGLFIHGFIVLPLLYFVITKKNPFRYISNMAQALVTAFGTSSSSATLPIAINCLEERNNVDPRITRFVLPIGATINMDGTALYEAVAAIFIAQVRQVSLSFGQLVAVSITATAASIGAAGIPQAGLVTMVMVLDTVRLPADDVFLVIAVDWLLDRCRTTVNVVGDSLGAGIVNYLSRNELASLPHNTQTQNGADHHTTTSI, from the exons GTCACCATTGTCAGGGTCCGATACACAATGCAAGATCACCGAACGAACTTCGTATTACCCCCAAGAGCCGAACAAAAGGCCAAAGACCAGACAGGAGAAGATTCGATCATGTTTCAGGCACAATTCTCTGACTATTTTGACCGTGGTCGGTGTGTTCGGAGGAGTGATCCTTGGTATTATCTTGAGGAACGTGCGGAGTCAAGGATGGACGCACCGCGAGATCATGTACATCAACTATTTAGGGGATCTGTTTCTGAGGATGTTGAAGAGCTTGATCCTACCGCTGATTATATCTAGCTTAGTCTCGGCTATTGGATCTCTCGATTTGTCATTGAGCGGCAAAATAGGCATGCGTGCTATAGTGTATTACATGGTGACCACTGTTAGTGCCGTTATATTAG GTATCATTTTGGTAATTAGTATTCAACCGGGTGTAGGAAATGATCCGGATATTAAACCAAAAGAACGATCTCAAAACGTTTCAACCATCGATACGTTGATGGACTTACTTCGAAATATGTTTCCCCCGAATCTAGTAGAAGCGTGTATCTCTCAACATAGGACGGAAATGCAGAAACCGGCAAACAGCACATCAG GTAACATGGATGATTGGGAACCAGTGCAAAAGAGCGTGCCGGGAATGAACATCATGGGCCTGGTTGTCTTCGCCACGGTGCTAGGTATAACGCTAGGAAAAATGCAAGAACAGGGCAAACCGCTGCTCATGTTTTTCGAGTCCTTATCCAGCGCCATGATGTTGATTACTCATTGGGTGATTTG GTTGTCGCCCGTGGGTGTCTTCTTTCTGGTAGCCTCGAAAATTACTGACATGCAGTCGCTGGACGAAGTGGTTGCTCAGCTAGGAATGTACTTCCTCACTGTCTTAATTGGTCTCTTTATACACGGCTTCATAGTTCTTCCATTGCTATACTTTGTAATAACAAAAAAGAACCCGTTCAGGTACATATCCAATATGGCCCAAGCATTGGTCACTGCGTTCGGTACATCGTCCAGTTCCGCCACGCTTCCAATCGCTATCAATTGTCTGGAAGAGCGAAACAACGTGGATCCACGAATTACCAGATTCGTCCTACCGATTGGCGCTACCATTAACATGGATGGTACAGCCCTGTACGAAGCCGTGGCTGCGATTTTCATCGCGCAAGTGCGTCAAGTTAGTCTCAGCTTTGGGCAGCTGGTAGCAGTCAG TATTACGGCAACTGCTGCAAGTATCGGAGCAGCTGGTATCCCGCAGGCAGGTCTGGTGACGATGGTGATGGTGCTGGATACGGTTCGACTTCCGGCTGACGATGTTTTCCTAGTTATCGCTGTCGATTGGTTGTT AGATCGTTGCAGGACGACGGTGAACGTGGTGGGCGATTCCTTGGGAGCGGGAATTGTGAATTATTTAAGCAGAAACGAGCTGGCTTCGTTGCCACACAATACACAGACCCAGAACGGGGCGGATCATCATACCACAACTTCTATATGA